In Coleofasciculus chthonoplastes PCC 7420, the genomic window GGAACGACTAGAACTAACCCCAAACGCTCGACAGGTTGTGCTAGAGGCTTGCCAATTCTTCCACAATCAACGATATCAGATATTTACTGGGGTTATTATGCCAGACCACGTACATCTACTGATTCGACCTTTCCTCAAAACTGAAACAGAGTTTTGGTCAATTGGCAGTATTTTGCATAGTATCAAAAGTTATAGCGCCAAACAAATTCCCAAAGTCATGAAACATATTGGGAAAGTTTGGCAAGATGGAAGATATGATAAGCTGATGAGGGATGAAAAGGAATTCGAGCAGGCATGGGAGTATATTAGAC contains:
- a CDS encoding REP-associated tyrosine transposase; this encodes MKFKKPIHRLEIAKGRYFITFVTWERLELTPNARQVVLEACQFFHNQRYQIFTGVIMPDHVHLLIRPFLKTETEFWSIGSILHSIKSYSAKQIPKVMKHIGKVWQDGRYDKLMRDEKEFEQAWEYIRQNPVKAGLSKTPEDYPFFWEIF